Genomic window (Megamonas funiformis):
AGCAGGAACAGTGTTCCTCATGTGGATTGGTGAGCAGATAACTGCACATGGTGTGGGAAATGGTATATCGCTTATCATTTTCGCAGGTATCGTTGCAGCACTTCCACAAAATTTGGGTACTATATATAATTACTTGCAAGCAGGCACAATAAGCTATTTTAATGTGTTATTCTTTGCAATAATCGCCCTTGCTATGATTGTTTTTGTTATTGCCATTCAGCAAGGACAACGTAGAGTTCCGGTGTCTTACGCAAAACGCGTTGTAGGTCGTAAAACTTACGGTGGCCAATCTACGCATATACCGCTTAAAGTAAATCAGGCCGGCGTTATACCAATCATCTTTGCATCATCAGTATTGATGTTCCCAGCTACTTTAGCTCAGTTTGTACAAACTCCTTGGATTAAAACAATTGCTGATTATTTCCAATGGGGAACACCTTTTCAAAGTGCTGTATATGCATTATTGATTTTATTTTTTACGTATTTTTACACTGCGGTTACATTTAAAATTCCGGATCTCGCTGATAATTTGAAAAAATACGGTGGTTTTATTCCTGGAATTCGTCCAGGTCAGGCAACTGCAGATTATTTAGACCGTATTATGACACGTATTACATTAGCGGGTGCATTTTTCCTTGCATTCATTGCAATTTTACCAACAATGATAGCTGGTGCTACTCATATTGAAGGAATTCATTTTGGTGGTACAGCATTATTAATCGTAGTTGGGGTTGCTCTTGATACGATGAAACAAATTGAATCAATGGTCGTAATGCGCCATTATGAAGGTTTTATGAAGTAAGGAGGATTTTTATGCACATCCTTTTAATGGGCCCTCCTGGTGCTGGTAAA
Coding sequences:
- the secY gene encoding preprotein translocase subunit SecY codes for the protein MLSALSNILKITELRQKIVFTLIMFAVFRLGTHIPVPGVNPSVIEQLFNSGNLFGLLDLFSGGALSKFSLFAMSITPYINASIIIQLLTVVVPTLEQWSKEGEEGHKKITKTTRYLTVVLAFLQAIGMSIGLKQAIINPSITSILIIAITLTAGTVFLMWIGEQITAHGVGNGISLIIFAGIVAALPQNLGTIYNYLQAGTISYFNVLFFAIIALAMIVFVIAIQQGQRRVPVSYAKRVVGRKTYGGQSTHIPLKVNQAGVIPIIFASSVLMFPATLAQFVQTPWIKTIADYFQWGTPFQSAVYALLILFFTYFYTAVTFKIPDLADNLKKYGGFIPGIRPGQATADYLDRIMTRITLAGAFFLAFIAILPTMIAGATHIEGIHFGGTALLIVVGVALDTMKQIESMVVMRHYEGFMK